The sequence below is a genomic window from Paenibacillus silvisoli.
ATGGATGAGCCGCTTTCCAACTTGGACGCTAAACTTCGTGGCCAAATGCGCGCGGAGATCTCCAAACTGGCGAAACGTCTTGAAACTACTGTTATCTACGTAACGCATGACCAAATCGAGGCAATGACAATGGGTGACCGTATCGTCGTTATGAAAGACGGTATCATTCAACAAGCTGCTTCCCCGGAAGAGCTGTACAACCACCCGGTTAACATTTTCGTAGCAGGCTTTATCGGCGCTCCTTCGATGAACTTCATCACAGGTACGCTGAACGAAGCTGGCGGTTCCGTTCGTTTCAAAACAACGAATATCGACGTTCTTGTTCCAGACGGCAAAGCTCAACAGCTGCGCGAAAAAGGCTTGATCGGCAAAGAGATCATCCTTGGTATCCGTCCGGAAGATCTGCACGAAGAGCCGGTATTCCACGAGGCTTCCCCGCAAACAATCGTGAACGCTCACGTTGAGGTTGCTGAGAACCTTGGTCACGAAATGTTCCTTTACCTGAACGGTCTTGGCAAAGACACGGTAATCGCTCGTGTTGACGGCCGCTCCGGCGTTAAAGAAGGTACAAACGTGAAGCTTGCTCTTGATATGAACAAAGTTCATGTCTTCGACAAAGAGTCCGAACTGAACGTTTTCGAAGTATAAGATAAGGTGACCTCGCCTTTACAGACAACCGCCCGAATGATCGGGCGGTTGTTTTTATTTGTTATTTCCGATACGATAGCGTTATCTGGTTATTTTCCGACGTTGAGGAGGCCGATTGGGTGGCTAAGAAAGTGAAAGTGTCCGAGCTGGTTAGTCAGTTTCAACTAGAGATCTTAAGCGGTGAAGACGGACTCCGCCGCAGCATCACGACCGACGACTTATCGCGCCCGGGACTCGAGGTAGCAGGCTACTTCGATTATTATCCAAAGGAACGCGTACAAGTGCTCGGCAGAACCGAGCTTACGTTCATGGATACGCTCAGCAAGCAAGAGCGCATCGATCGGATGGAGCGTCTGTGCGATGACGAGACGCCATGCTTTATCATTACGCGCGGCATGGACGCGCCGGCCGAGCTGCTGGAGCGCTCGAACGCGAAGCAAATTCCGGTGCTGCGCAGCAACGCGGCAACGACGATTTTCATCAGCCGCATCACGAACTTCCTGGAACGGAAGCTTGCGCCTTCCGCGACCATTCACGGCGTTCTGGTCGATGTCTATGGCGTGGGCATGCTCATTACGGGCGGAAGCGGCATTGGTAAGAGCGAAACCGCGCTTGAGCTCGTAAAGCGAAGCCATCGCCTCGTCGCGGACGACGCCGTGGAAATTCGCCAAACATCCGACGGCCAGCTATACGGAACGGCCCCTGAACTTATTCGGCATTTACTTGAAATCCGCGGTCTAGGCATCATTAACGTTATGACCTTGTTCGGCGCCGGCGCAGTCCGGAACGTGAAGAAGATCAGCGTCGTCATTAAGCTGGAGAACTGGCAGGCGGACAAGCAGTACGACCGTCTCGGCCTGGATGAGGAAACGACGCGCATTATCGATACCGACGTGCCGATCGTGACGGTACCGGTTCGTCCGGGACGGAACTTGGCGGTCATCATCGAGGTGGCGGCCATGAACTTCCGGTTGAAGCGGATGGGCTACAATGCCGCGCTGCAATTTACGAACAAGCTGACGGAGACGATTGCCGAGGACACCGACGATTTCGATTGATAGAGGGATGAAAAAGAATATGAGAGAAGGAGCCGTTAACGGATGAATGGATTACGGTTAGATCCGATTGCTTTTTCGCTTGGCCCGCTTAGCGTACATTGGTACGGCATTATTCTAGGAACGGCCGCGCTCGTCGGCTTGCTGCTCGCGGTTCGCGAGGGGAAACGGTTCGGCTTGTCGCCGGACTTCTTCATGGACTTGCTGCTGCTCGGCGTACCTTCGGCGATTATCGGCGCGCGGATTTATTTTGTCGCGTTCAAATGGAATGAATA
It includes:
- a CDS encoding ABC transporter ATP-binding protein — translated: MAGVRLEHVYKKYAGSDLASVKDFNLDIKDKEFLVLVGPSGCGKSTTLRMIAGLEEISEGKLFIGERLVNDVAPKDRDIAMVFQSYALYPHMNVYQNMAFGLKLRKFKKAEIDKRVREAAKILDIEHLLDRKPKALSGGQRQRVALGRAIVREPQVFLMDEPLSNLDAKLRGQMRAEISKLAKRLETTVIYVTHDQIEAMTMGDRIVVMKDGIIQQAASPEELYNHPVNIFVAGFIGAPSMNFITGTLNEAGGSVRFKTTNIDVLVPDGKAQQLREKGLIGKEIILGIRPEDLHEEPVFHEASPQTIVNAHVEVAENLGHEMFLYLNGLGKDTVIARVDGRSGVKEGTNVKLALDMNKVHVFDKESELNVFEV
- the hprK gene encoding HPr(Ser) kinase/phosphatase, whose protein sequence is MAKKVKVSELVSQFQLEILSGEDGLRRSITTDDLSRPGLEVAGYFDYYPKERVQVLGRTELTFMDTLSKQERIDRMERLCDDETPCFIITRGMDAPAELLERSNAKQIPVLRSNAATTIFISRITNFLERKLAPSATIHGVLVDVYGVGMLITGGSGIGKSETALELVKRSHRLVADDAVEIRQTSDGQLYGTAPELIRHLLEIRGLGIINVMTLFGAGAVRNVKKISVVIKLENWQADKQYDRLGLDEETTRIIDTDVPIVTVPVRPGRNLAVIIEVAAMNFRLKRMGYNAALQFTNKLTETIAEDTDDFD